One genomic window of Streptomyces sp. NBC_01276 includes the following:
- a CDS encoding MbtH family protein, whose translation MTNPFDDENGTFLVLTNDENQHSLWPQFADVPDGWSVAHGPDTHAACLEYIERNWTDMRPKSLADAMNAQR comes from the coding sequence ATGACCAACCCGTTCGACGACGAAAACGGCACCTTCCTCGTGCTCACCAACGACGAGAACCAGCACTCGCTGTGGCCGCAGTTCGCGGACGTCCCCGACGGCTGGAGCGTCGCCCACGGACCCGACACCCACGCCGCCTGCCTGGAGTACATCGAGCGGAACTGGACCGACATGCGGCCCAAGAGCCTCGCCGACGCCATGAACGCCCAGCGGTAG
- a CDS encoding cytochrome P450, with protein sequence MNLTDTTDEARAGAGLARSDDLAAALLTPEARRDPYPFYARMRREDPVHRSTRGIWYLTRYADVEAALSDLRLSNDRDRMTRAYSALGGDLKAFSRLTDRLGRVMSNTDPPDHARLRRLANRAFTARRVEALRDGIQRIVDRLIDEAVAAGPAMDLIEAVASPLPLSVVCELFGIPPEDLPQVKTWFHRFGRLSEDIDKSEAAIEQYEEYLARLVRRRRADPGDDLISALVATQAQDDRLTDSELLSTCFVLITAGDETTTHLVGNGMLALLRHPDQLARLREDPMLIRTAVDELARYDTPTQAIVRVAAEDVEIGGRTLREGELAYLFLAATNRDPERFEDPDRLDLTRPGNRHLSFGNGPHFCLGGPLAKLQAEVAVGTLVRRLPHLRLADGAVLDWRPNPLQRRLTALPLTY encoded by the coding sequence GTGAACCTGACCGACACCACCGACGAGGCCCGCGCCGGCGCGGGCCTCGCCCGGTCCGATGACCTCGCCGCGGCCCTGCTCACGCCCGAGGCCCGCCGGGACCCGTACCCGTTCTACGCCCGCATGCGCCGCGAGGACCCGGTCCACCGCAGCACCCGGGGCATCTGGTACCTCACCCGGTACGCCGACGTCGAGGCGGCCCTGAGCGACCTGCGGCTGTCCAACGACCGGGACCGGATGACCCGCGCCTACAGCGCCCTCGGCGGCGACCTCAAGGCCTTCAGCCGGCTCACCGACCGGCTCGGCCGGGTGATGAGCAACACCGACCCGCCGGACCACGCCCGGCTGCGCAGGCTGGCCAACCGTGCCTTCACCGCGCGGCGCGTCGAAGCCCTGCGCGACGGCATCCAGCGGATCGTCGACCGGCTCATCGACGAGGCGGTCGCGGCCGGGCCGGCCATGGACCTGATCGAGGCGGTAGCCTCCCCGCTGCCGCTGTCCGTCGTCTGCGAGCTCTTCGGCATCCCGCCCGAGGACCTCCCGCAGGTCAAGACCTGGTTCCACCGCTTCGGCCGGCTGAGCGAGGACATCGACAAGTCCGAGGCGGCGATCGAGCAGTACGAGGAGTACCTCGCCCGGCTCGTCCGCCGCCGCCGGGCCGACCCCGGCGACGACCTCATCAGCGCCCTGGTCGCCACCCAGGCGCAGGACGACCGGCTCACCGACTCCGAGCTGCTGTCCACCTGCTTCGTCCTGATCACCGCCGGCGACGAGACCACCACCCACCTGGTCGGCAACGGCATGCTCGCCCTGCTGCGCCACCCCGACCAGCTGGCCCGGTTGCGCGAGGACCCGATGCTGATCCGCACGGCCGTCGACGAACTCGCCCGCTACGACACGCCGACCCAGGCGATCGTCCGGGTTGCCGCCGAGGACGTCGAGATCGGCGGGCGGACGCTGCGCGAGGGCGAGCTGGCCTACCTGTTCCTCGCCGCGACCAACCGGGATCCCGAGCGCTTCGAGGACCCCGACCGGCTCGACCTGACCCGCCCGGGCAACCGGCACCTCAGCTTCGGCAACGGCCCGCACTTCTGCCTCGGCGGCCCGCTGGCCAAGCTCCAGGCGGAGGTGGCCGTCGGCACGCTGGTCCGTCGGCTCCCGCACCTGCGGCTCGCTGACGGCGCGGTACTCGACTGGCGGCCCAACCCGCTGCAGCGGCGGCTCACCGCGCTTCCGCTCACCTACTGA
- a CDS encoding SRPBCC family protein, whose product MARELKVRREQDLPATPEQVWDAVATGAGNLGWLYPMEVEPRVGGKATRGDSTVVAWEPPHHFAVRATQDGGFSNTLTYRIEPADGGASHLRMGIHWVHTGVVDDTWNWDTKADAAEKHVDFYQHSLPEYLRHFAGRPAVYVKAARGKSTEDPADFAALCRRLGLDDGAAVGDRLSLDLPGTDGGSTEVVVDWLSPDFVGLRGPDALYRFFNGSSWNWPIWLGHHLFAEDVDEQQATKAWTAWLNGA is encoded by the coding sequence ATGGCCCGAGAGCTCAAGGTCCGCCGGGAACAGGACCTGCCCGCCACGCCCGAACAGGTCTGGGACGCGGTCGCCACCGGCGCCGGCAACCTCGGCTGGCTCTACCCGATGGAGGTCGAGCCGCGCGTCGGCGGAAAGGCCACGCGCGGCGACAGCACCGTCGTGGCGTGGGAGCCGCCGCACCACTTCGCGGTTCGGGCCACCCAGGACGGCGGGTTCTCCAACACGCTCACCTACCGCATCGAGCCGGCCGACGGCGGCGCGAGCCATCTGCGGATGGGAATCCACTGGGTGCACACGGGCGTCGTCGACGACACCTGGAACTGGGACACGAAGGCGGACGCGGCCGAGAAGCACGTCGACTTCTACCAGCACTCCCTCCCCGAGTACCTGAGGCACTTCGCCGGCCGCCCCGCCGTCTACGTCAAGGCCGCCCGTGGCAAGTCCACCGAAGACCCCGCCGACTTCGCCGCTCTGTGCCGACGCCTCGGCCTCGACGACGGCGCGGCCGTCGGCGACCGGTTGTCGCTCGACCTCCCGGGTACGGACGGCGGTTCGACGGAGGTGGTCGTGGACTGGCTGAGCCCTGACTTCGTCGGCCTGCGAGGCCCGGACGCGCTGTACCGGTTCTTCAACGGCAGCTCGTGGAACTGGCCGATCTGGCTGGGCCACCACCTGTTCGCCGAGGACGTGGACGAACAGCAGGCCACCAAGGCGTGGACCGCCTGGCTCAACGGCGCCTGA
- a CDS encoding NAD(P)/FAD-dependent oxidoreductase encodes MTAREPDRLPSGADAVVVGAGVIGAAVALELARTGRRVVVIDKAGGVGHGSTSASSAIIRFNYSTWDGVATAWESQHCWARWEEYLGTVRGPGLAAFRRTGAVFLDAPDSGTPEVIALFERAGVPYERWDAATLRSRIPGIDAGRYGPPKPLRDEAFFSGPEGELGALFTPDAGFVDDPQLAAQNLADAAGRLGARFLFRRAVVGVLRREDRVAGIRLADGTAITAPVVVNAAGPWSGAFNRMAEVGAEFTVGVRPLRQEVHQVAAPVDQGDTASSGQGGAGTTPGLIVADTDLGTYLRPRGGHLLIGSTLPACDPREWLDDPDLCSPHPTPTRFDTQVTRAARRFPLLRVPNRPTGIAGVYDAADDWAPLYDRTDLPGFYVAMGTSGNQFKNAPLAGRFLATLVDRVEAGHDHDRDPLRYTGEHTGIVVNLGAFSRKRPMAEGAASRTVMG; translated from the coding sequence ATGACGGCCAGGGAACCGGACAGGCTTCCGTCCGGCGCCGACGCGGTCGTCGTGGGGGCCGGTGTGATCGGTGCCGCGGTGGCACTGGAGCTGGCGCGCACCGGTCGGCGCGTCGTGGTCATCGACAAAGCCGGCGGCGTCGGCCACGGATCCACCAGCGCATCGAGCGCGATCATCCGTTTCAACTACTCGACCTGGGACGGTGTCGCCACCGCCTGGGAGTCCCAGCACTGCTGGGCACGATGGGAGGAGTACCTGGGCACCGTGCGCGGCCCGGGCCTGGCGGCGTTCCGGCGGACCGGAGCGGTGTTCCTCGACGCGCCGGACTCCGGGACGCCGGAGGTGATCGCCCTGTTCGAGCGTGCCGGCGTGCCGTACGAGCGCTGGGATGCCGCGACGCTGCGCAGCCGGATCCCCGGCATCGACGCGGGACGCTACGGCCCTCCCAAGCCGCTGCGGGACGAGGCGTTCTTCTCCGGCCCCGAAGGTGAACTCGGCGCGCTGTTCACACCCGACGCGGGCTTCGTCGACGATCCACAGCTCGCGGCACAGAATCTCGCGGACGCTGCGGGCCGCCTCGGAGCGCGTTTCCTCTTCCGTCGCGCGGTCGTCGGTGTCCTGCGTCGCGAAGACCGGGTGGCGGGCATCCGGCTCGCCGACGGCACCGCGATCACGGCACCGGTGGTGGTCAACGCCGCCGGGCCCTGGTCGGGCGCGTTCAACCGGATGGCCGAGGTCGGCGCCGAGTTCACCGTAGGAGTGCGCCCGCTGCGCCAAGAAGTCCACCAGGTGGCCGCACCGGTTGACCAGGGCGACACAGCCTCGTCCGGCCAAGGCGGCGCCGGGACCACGCCCGGCCTGATCGTGGCCGATACCGACCTCGGGACCTACCTGCGCCCCCGCGGCGGACACCTTCTCATCGGCAGCACGCTGCCCGCCTGCGACCCGAGGGAATGGCTCGACGACCCCGACCTGTGCAGCCCGCACCCGACGCCCACCAGGTTCGACACCCAAGTGACCAGGGCCGCACGCCGATTCCCGCTTCTCCGCGTTCCGAACCGGCCGACCGGCATCGCCGGCGTCTACGACGCCGCCGACGACTGGGCCCCCCTCTACGACCGCACCGATCTGCCCGGTTTCTACGTCGCGATGGGCACGAGCGGCAACCAGTTCAAGAACGCTCCGCTGGCGGGCCGATTCCTCGCCACCCTGGTCGACCGCGTCGAGGCCGGCCACGACCACGACCGCGATCCGCTGCGGTACACCGGCGAACACACCGGCATCGTCGTCAACCTCGGTGCCTTCTCCCGTAAACGGCCCATGGCCGAGGGGGCCGCCTCCCGGACCGTCATGGGCTGA
- a CDS encoding oligopeptide/dipeptide ABC transporter ATP-binding protein, translating into MREEAGLALYDVTVRHHGPFGPVTAVDGVSLEVPRGATVGLVGESGSGKSTLARAVVGLDSPCAGRITIGGREYRGRRAVGRRRLGQQVQLVFQDPDTALDPRMTVRQSLAEAAGAFVRLDRRSREQRIGGLLELVGLDAGCADRVPRELSGGQRQRVAVARALAVDPAVLIADEVTSALDVSVRAALLTTLRDLQRRMGFAMLFISHDLAAVRHVSDGIAVMYLGRIVETAATENLLRSPRHPYTRTLLSAVPSLHPGRRPVGEPLLPGEVPDPASPPTGCRFHPRCPVGPNRLPGRDVCTARDPQQEAAGQPHRAACHFPYPADACPPHAVSAHQDANGDRAPRTPGDLPS; encoded by the coding sequence GTGAGGGAAGAGGCAGGGCTGGCGCTGTACGACGTCACCGTGCGCCACCACGGGCCGTTCGGGCCGGTCACGGCGGTGGACGGGGTGTCACTGGAGGTTCCCCGGGGCGCGACGGTCGGCCTGGTCGGCGAGTCCGGTTCGGGAAAGTCCACTCTGGCACGTGCGGTCGTCGGGCTGGACAGCCCGTGCGCCGGGCGGATCACGATCGGCGGACGGGAGTACCGAGGCCGCCGGGCGGTCGGTCGACGCCGGCTGGGCCAACAGGTCCAACTGGTTTTCCAGGACCCGGACACGGCACTCGACCCCCGCATGACGGTCCGTCAGTCGCTCGCCGAAGCGGCCGGGGCCTTCGTCCGGCTGGACCGCCGCAGCCGCGAACAGCGCATCGGCGGACTGCTGGAACTGGTCGGTCTCGACGCCGGCTGCGCCGACCGGGTGCCGCGGGAGCTCTCGGGCGGCCAGCGCCAGCGCGTGGCCGTCGCCCGTGCGCTCGCCGTCGATCCGGCGGTACTCATCGCCGACGAGGTCACCTCGGCTCTCGACGTGTCGGTCCGGGCGGCGCTCCTGACCACGCTCCGGGACCTGCAGCGGCGCATGGGCTTCGCCATGCTGTTCATCAGCCATGACCTCGCAGCCGTCCGCCATGTGTCGGACGGTATCGCCGTGATGTACCTCGGCCGGATCGTCGAGACCGCCGCCACCGAGAACCTGCTGCGCAGCCCACGGCATCCCTACACCCGGACGCTGCTGTCCGCCGTGCCGAGCCTGCACCCCGGACGACGACCGGTCGGGGAGCCGCTTCTGCCCGGAGAGGTACCCGATCCCGCGTCGCCACCGACCGGATGCCGCTTTCATCCGCGCTGCCCCGTCGGGCCGAACCGGCTTCCGGGACGGGATGTCTGCACCGCGCGGGACCCCCAGCAGGAGGCGGCCGGACAGCCGCACCGCGCCGCGTGCCACTTCCCGTATCCCGCCGACGCCTGCCCGCCCCACGCCGTCAGCGCGCACCAGGACGCGAACGGTGACCGGGCTCCGCGAACCCCCGGGGACCTGCCGTCATGA
- a CDS encoding dipeptide/oligopeptide/nickel ABC transporter permease/ATP-binding protein → MITLAMLGSLAVLAVAGAVLWGQAADRPDPSAVLRAPTASHLLGTDHLGRDLLARLLSATWLSLLPAVAATLLGATAGITLGALTAVVGGRARRLLGALINLLLAFPALLVAMFFAALFGAGAGGAVCALAVACAPGFARITQTLAAKVAGTDFMAAARVLGLSRHRLLLRHVLPHIAEPLMLNITVAAGSALVALSGLSFLGLGVQPPSYDWGLLLSQGLDRIYTEPLAAVAPGIAIVYAAVAFQLLGEMLAGAAARRVRPRQPEESAPHPARTGLPAVADHVLKVEDLRVTLPTAEGVVRPVRGVSLALRRGEMVGLVGESGSGKSLTALAIADLLPDGACTTWGTHRFLGADAESLSRKERRRQLATGMAMIFQNPASAFNPSLRIGTQMMEAVRAHHGTPRALAVEQALAQLHRVALPGGRRLLRSRPFQLSGGQRQRVAIAAASMMRPDLIVADEPTTALDVTVQRQIMDLLRRIRRDDATAILIISHDIALVAGACDRVLVMYGGTIVENLPARELATGAQHPYTRMLVASVPDLATDRDHPLHTIEGGPPDPCGTAPGCPFHDRCPHRVDRCAVESPVLSPLDPEHEVACWRPLAPAPFRGQRETEEVEQ, encoded by the coding sequence GTGATCACCCTGGCGATGCTCGGATCACTCGCCGTACTGGCCGTCGCGGGGGCGGTGTTGTGGGGGCAGGCCGCCGACCGTCCGGACCCGTCGGCGGTGCTGCGGGCGCCCACGGCAAGTCATCTGCTCGGTACGGACCACCTCGGGCGCGACCTGCTCGCCCGGCTGCTCTCCGCGACCTGGCTCTCCCTGCTGCCGGCCGTCGCGGCCACACTCCTCGGCGCGACGGCCGGGATCACACTCGGGGCGCTCACCGCCGTCGTCGGCGGACGCGCCCGCCGCCTGCTGGGAGCCCTGATCAACCTCCTGCTGGCCTTCCCCGCGCTCCTCGTCGCGATGTTCTTCGCGGCCCTCTTCGGCGCGGGCGCGGGCGGGGCGGTGTGCGCACTCGCCGTCGCCTGTGCTCCGGGCTTCGCGCGGATCACCCAGACCCTTGCCGCCAAAGTGGCCGGAACCGACTTCATGGCGGCGGCGCGCGTGCTGGGCCTGAGCCGCCACCGGCTCCTCCTGCGTCATGTCCTGCCCCACATCGCCGAACCGCTGATGCTCAACATCACGGTCGCCGCGGGCTCGGCACTCGTGGCCCTGTCGGGACTGAGCTTCCTCGGACTGGGGGTGCAGCCCCCCTCGTACGACTGGGGGCTCCTGCTCAGCCAGGGCCTGGACCGCATCTACACCGAACCGTTGGCCGCCGTGGCACCCGGCATCGCCATCGTCTACGCAGCCGTGGCCTTCCAACTGCTCGGCGAGATGCTGGCCGGAGCCGCCGCGCGACGCGTCCGCCCACGGCAGCCGGAAGAATCCGCGCCACACCCGGCACGCACCGGCCTTCCGGCAGTCGCGGACCACGTGCTGAAGGTGGAAGATCTACGGGTCACCCTTCCCACGGCGGAGGGAGTGGTCCGGCCCGTCCGCGGTGTCTCCCTCGCCCTGCGGCGCGGTGAGATGGTCGGCCTGGTCGGCGAGTCCGGCTCCGGCAAGTCACTGACGGCGCTCGCCATCGCCGACCTGCTGCCGGACGGCGCCTGCACGACCTGGGGCACCCACCGGTTCCTCGGCGCGGACGCCGAGTCGTTGTCACGCAAAGAGCGACGCAGGCAGCTGGCGACGGGAATGGCGATGATCTTCCAGAATCCGGCCTCGGCCTTCAACCCGTCGCTCCGCATCGGAACGCAGATGATGGAGGCCGTACGCGCACACCACGGCACCCCTCGTGCCCTGGCCGTCGAGCAGGCCCTGGCCCAGCTTCACCGGGTCGCGCTCCCCGGCGGGCGCCGGTTGCTGCGCTCCCGGCCCTTCCAGCTGTCCGGCGGTCAACGCCAGCGAGTGGCGATCGCCGCCGCTTCGATGATGCGGCCCGACCTCATCGTCGCGGACGAGCCGACGACAGCCCTGGACGTCACCGTGCAGCGGCAGATCATGGACCTGCTCCGCCGTATCCGCCGCGACGACGCCACCGCGATCCTCATCATCAGCCACGACATCGCCCTCGTGGCCGGCGCCTGCGACCGGGTTCTGGTCATGTACGGGGGAACGATCGTGGAGAACCTTCCGGCCCGTGAGCTGGCGACCGGCGCACAGCACCCGTACACGCGGATGCTCGTCGCCTCGGTCCCGGACCTGGCCACGGACCGCGACCACCCCCTGCACACCATCGAAGGAGGGCCGCCCGATCCGTGCGGCACGGCCCCGGGCTGCCCGTTCCATGACCGCTGCCCGCATCGAGTGGACCGGTGTGCCGTGGAGAGCCCCGTGCTGTCCCCGCTCGACCCGGAGCACGAGGTCGCCTGCTGGCGGCCGCTGGCCCCGGCACCGTTCCGCGGACAGCGTGAGACCGAAGAGGTGGAGCAGTGA
- a CDS encoding ABC transporter permease → MTTVSTRLGALARRHPWVVFCCRRAVRLTVSLFVVVTASFAMIRLVPGDPVRAALGVDAPPDLVAAKRQDLGLDHDLPAQYWRYLRHLAHGDLGVSLVTGEPVAELIRARLPATLLLAVLAFACVLVVALPGGLLAAVWTRGGRRPRAELAFTATTSVMAGVPDFVLAAGLTAGLAVALRIFPVAGDLGPQSYVLPVLALALAPTAVLLRIVRVETLKVLATDYLRAARAKRLPAVPLYLRHVAPNTLTASLTVAGNLLPALIAGTVLVEKVFAWPGIGSAMAQSVAAQDYAVVEASVLVLGSAVLAVNFLVDLALALLDPRSVIRET, encoded by the coding sequence ATGACGACCGTGTCCACACGGCTCGGTGCCCTGGCCCGGCGCCACCCGTGGGTGGTGTTCTGCTGCCGGCGCGCGGTGCGGCTGACGGTCTCCCTCTTCGTGGTCGTCACCGCTTCCTTCGCGATGATCCGGCTCGTGCCCGGTGACCCCGTCCGGGCCGCGCTGGGCGTGGACGCCCCGCCGGACCTGGTAGCGGCGAAACGACAGGACCTCGGCCTGGATCATGACCTGCCGGCACAGTACTGGCGGTATCTGAGGCATCTGGCCCACGGGGACCTCGGGGTCTCCCTGGTGACCGGCGAGCCGGTGGCCGAGCTGATCAGGGCACGTCTGCCGGCCACCTTGCTGCTGGCTGTCCTGGCGTTCGCCTGCGTACTCGTCGTCGCCCTCCCCGGGGGGCTGCTCGCGGCGGTGTGGACACGCGGAGGACGGCGGCCCCGGGCGGAGTTGGCGTTCACCGCCACCACCTCCGTCATGGCGGGCGTGCCGGACTTCGTGCTCGCGGCGGGTCTCACCGCGGGACTGGCGGTCGCCCTGCGCATCTTTCCGGTGGCCGGCGACCTCGGTCCCCAGTCCTACGTGCTGCCCGTGCTCGCGCTGGCCCTCGCTCCGACCGCGGTACTCCTGCGGATCGTCCGGGTGGAGACGCTCAAGGTGCTCGCGACGGACTATCTGCGTGCCGCCCGTGCGAAACGGCTGCCCGCCGTCCCGCTCTACCTGCGCCATGTGGCACCGAACACGCTGACCGCGTCGCTGACGGTCGCCGGGAACCTGCTACCAGCCCTGATCGCCGGAACGGTACTGGTCGAGAAGGTGTTCGCCTGGCCGGGCATCGGGTCGGCGATGGCGCAGTCCGTGGCCGCGCAGGACTACGCCGTCGTCGAGGCGTCGGTCCTGGTGCTGGGCTCGGCCGTCCTCGCGGTGAACTTCCTGGTCGATCTGGCCCTTGCGCTGCTCGACCCCCGATCCGTCATCCGGGAGACGTGA
- a CDS encoding ABC transporter substrate-binding protein produces the protein MSSTRTPVVVGGTVTIATASETPSFHPYSQFGSALAPYAYDSLVTMAPDGQVVSGLAEKWRAGATSASFTLRRGVTCSDGTILTASGVARSLSYASDPRNRLVGARAALPGVPFTVSADDAARTVSLRMASPYSFVVRTIGMLPVVCPAGLADPGALDRSTQGTGPYMLSGYSSGGPYLFTRRKGYAWGPGGATNAVAGQPERIVVSVVPQESTVANLLLTGGVNIATVTGPDRARLTGHGLATAQVPTVVGLTFFNERSGRPLSDPVLRQALVGALDRKGLANVAIGGDGTPASHLTAAGSVCHTDVAARNLPPHSAVEALGTAGWTKNARGRLVKQGRPLRLRLLSSADFGSTLPSVAELMAATWEALGADVDLVSESRNAVVQAMYQSGDFDVVVGSSPGPPLPAQLVPYFSGPPPSQGLNFAHVVNRTYDRFVALALRAPGTASCADWNRAAAALFRSADALPVADGTSTVYGYRTTFAVAPGGQVVPTSIRLHR, from the coding sequence GTGTCATCGACCCGCACCCCTGTCGTCGTGGGGGGAACCGTCACGATCGCCACCGCATCCGAGACTCCGAGTTTCCACCCGTACTCGCAGTTCGGCTCTGCCCTGGCTCCTTATGCCTACGACTCGTTGGTCACCATGGCGCCGGACGGGCAGGTGGTGTCGGGCCTCGCCGAGAAGTGGCGGGCCGGAGCCACTTCGGCGAGTTTCACCCTGCGCAGGGGTGTGACCTGCTCCGACGGGACGATCCTCACGGCTTCCGGGGTGGCCCGGTCACTGAGCTATGCGAGCGATCCCCGTAACCGGCTCGTCGGCGCCCGGGCGGCACTGCCCGGTGTGCCGTTCACGGTGTCGGCCGACGACGCGGCCCGGACGGTGTCGTTGCGGATGGCGTCGCCCTACAGCTTCGTCGTGCGGACGATCGGAATGCTGCCCGTCGTCTGCCCCGCCGGGCTGGCGGATCCCGGCGCGCTGGACAGGAGCACGCAGGGCACCGGGCCGTACATGCTGAGCGGCTATTCCTCGGGTGGCCCGTACCTCTTCACCCGGCGCAAGGGGTATGCGTGGGGACCGGGCGGAGCGACGAACGCGGTTGCGGGCCAGCCTGAGCGGATCGTGGTGTCGGTGGTGCCGCAGGAATCCACGGTGGCCAATCTGCTGCTCACGGGCGGCGTCAACATCGCGACGGTGACCGGCCCGGACCGCGCGCGGCTGACCGGCCACGGCCTGGCCACCGCGCAGGTGCCGACCGTGGTGGGGCTGACCTTCTTCAACGAACGGTCCGGCCGCCCCTTGAGCGATCCCGTGCTGCGTCAGGCACTGGTGGGAGCCCTGGACCGCAAGGGCCTCGCCAATGTGGCGATCGGCGGCGACGGAACGCCCGCGAGTCATCTGACCGCCGCGGGCTCCGTCTGCCACACCGACGTGGCCGCCCGGAACCTGCCTCCACACAGTGCCGTGGAAGCCCTGGGCACCGCGGGCTGGACGAAGAACGCACGGGGCAGGCTGGTCAAACAGGGCCGGCCGCTACGGCTGCGGCTGCTCAGCAGCGCCGACTTCGGCTCCACCCTTCCGTCGGTCGCCGAACTGATGGCCGCCACCTGGGAGGCGCTGGGCGCGGACGTCGACCTCGTCAGCGAGAGCCGCAACGCGGTGGTACAGGCCATGTACCAGAGCGGGGACTTCGACGTCGTGGTCGGCAGCTCGCCGGGTCCGCCGCTGCCCGCGCAACTCGTCCCGTACTTCTCCGGTCCGCCGCCCTCGCAGGGACTGAACTTCGCACACGTCGTCAACCGCACCTACGACCGCTTCGTCGCCCTCGCGCTGCGCGCGCCGGGCACGGCCAGCTGCGCGGACTGGAACAGGGCCGCCGCGGCGCTGTTCCGCTCGGCCGACGCGCTGCCCGTCGCCGACGGCACGAGCACGGTGTACGGCTACCGGACGACCTTCGCCGTCGCACCCGGCGGCCAGGTCGTACCGACCAGCATCCGCCTGCACAGATAG